From the genome of Pseudomonas yamanorum, one region includes:
- a CDS encoding FimV/HubP family polar landmark protein has protein sequence MVQVRKLVLAIAAASALSSGMAQALQLGEMTLKSKLNQPLSVEIELLDVGGLTASEITPSLASSQAFVDAGVDRQAFLNDLTFTPVVNPNGRSVVRVTSSQPLPDSYVRFLLQVQWPNGRLMRDYSVLLDPAKFDQSTPAASAPAPAPRLSAPATAPAISKPKEHTTTSHDTLWEIAAKNRNGASVQQTMLAIQALNPDAFVDGNINRMKTGHVLRLPDSGQSTSLPQPQAIAEVTAQNAAWREGRRGGNQPAGKAQLDATKRTQAGNAPAQTNTKDNLSLVSAEAAKKGVKGGAGDSRALNNKLAVTQESLDSTRRENEELKNRMADLQSQLDKLQRLIELKNNQLAKLQTPGGAAAQPAATAAMPAEVAAQPAAPAAATPAATPVAAPVETPVKADAAPASTEGKFNDLLTNPIVLGVIGGAAGLLVLLLLLLWARHRNARLEEEKHLRMARALAEEPEFAPNIDHDLPSDSFEGLDVPPPNVKLAPAPAPAPAAVVAPVIAPVVAPVAAERPADALAQAQSHIDRGHLNQAAEVLEDAIKQEPARSDLRLKLMEVHGLQGNKDGFVTQERQLVANGENHAQVEQLKSRFPAMAVLAAGVSAAVAAAALDAQYVKDLLKDEPAPPAPEPAPEPDAFDTDFDLSLDDLEAASPAVVNPQSDDLSFESVLQQQTEAKASEEDLSDFDLDLQLDPPSSTQSDDDFLSGLEDQMKDLPPVEPPTLTPADLDDLDLPEDFDLSLADEPEAPAVAKPDAFASKLDDVNAELDRLSQSLEHPPIEPSFTEEDAALGGDEPEFDFLSGTDEVATKLDLAQAYIDMGDADGARDILGEVLKEGDDGQKGEAKEMLSRLA, from the coding sequence ATGGTTCAAGTTCGCAAACTGGTGTTAGCAATAGCGGCCGCCTCGGCGCTGTCCTCCGGTATGGCGCAAGCACTGCAGCTTGGGGAGATGACCCTCAAGTCGAAGCTGAACCAGCCGCTGTCGGTGGAGATCGAATTGCTCGACGTCGGTGGCCTGACCGCCTCCGAGATCACCCCCAGCCTCGCTTCGTCCCAGGCCTTTGTGGATGCGGGCGTTGATCGCCAGGCGTTCCTGAATGACCTTACGTTTACCCCGGTGGTCAACCCGAACGGCCGCAGTGTGGTGCGTGTCACCTCCAGCCAGCCGTTGCCTGATTCCTATGTGCGTTTCCTGCTGCAGGTGCAATGGCCCAACGGCCGCCTGATGCGCGACTACAGCGTATTGCTGGACCCGGCCAAGTTCGACCAGTCGACCCCGGCTGCCAGTGCACCCGCGCCCGCGCCACGTTTGAGCGCGCCTGCGACGGCTCCGGCTATCAGCAAGCCCAAGGAACACACCACAACTTCCCATGACACCTTGTGGGAAATCGCCGCGAAGAACCGTAATGGTGCCTCGGTGCAGCAAACCATGCTGGCCATTCAGGCACTGAACCCTGATGCCTTTGTCGACGGCAACATCAACCGCATGAAAACCGGCCACGTCCTGCGCCTGCCGGATTCGGGGCAAAGCACCAGCCTGCCGCAGCCCCAGGCGATTGCTGAAGTGACTGCGCAAAACGCGGCGTGGCGCGAGGGGCGTCGCGGCGGTAATCAGCCCGCCGGCAAGGCGCAACTCGACGCCACCAAGCGTACCCAGGCCGGTAACGCGCCTGCGCAGACCAACACCAAGGACAACTTGAGCCTGGTCTCGGCCGAAGCGGCCAAGAAAGGCGTAAAGGGTGGTGCTGGCGACAGCCGGGCCTTGAACAACAAGCTGGCGGTGACCCAGGAAAGCCTGGATTCGACCCGTCGCGAGAATGAAGAACTGAAAAACCGCATGGCTGACCTGCAAAGTCAGCTGGACAAGCTGCAGCGGCTGATCGAGCTCAAGAACAACCAGTTGGCCAAGTTGCAGACCCCGGGTGGCGCTGCGGCGCAGCCTGCTGCCACGGCTGCGATGCCGGCTGAAGTGGCTGCACAACCGGCGGCGCCGGCTGCGGCAACCCCGGCAGCAACCCCCGTGGCTGCGCCGGTCGAGACGCCGGTCAAGGCGGACGCGGCGCCGGCCAGCACCGAAGGCAAATTCAACGACCTGCTGACCAACCCGATCGTGCTCGGCGTGATCGGTGGCGCGGCGGGCCTGCTGGTGCTGTTGCTTCTGCTGCTGTGGGCGCGTCATCGCAACGCGCGCCTTGAAGAAGAGAAGCACCTGCGCATGGCGCGGGCCCTGGCTGAAGAGCCGGAATTTGCGCCGAACATTGATCACGATCTGCCATCCGACAGTTTCGAAGGCCTTGATGTACCGCCGCCGAACGTCAAGCTGGCTCCAGCTCCAGCTCCGGCCCCGGCGGCAGTGGTTGCTCCGGTGATCGCGCCGGTCGTCGCCCCTGTTGCTGCGGAGCGCCCGGCCGACGCCCTGGCGCAAGCCCAGTCGCACATCGACCGTGGCCACCTGAACCAGGCCGCTGAAGTGCTGGAAGATGCAATCAAGCAAGAGCCTGCCCGCAGCGACCTGCGCCTCAAGCTGATGGAAGTCCACGGTTTGCAGGGCAACAAGGACGGGTTTGTCACTCAGGAGCGTCAACTGGTCGCCAATGGCGAGAATCACGCCCAGGTTGAACAGCTGAAAAGCCGCTTCCCGGCCATGGCCGTGCTCGCGGCCGGCGTCAGCGCTGCCGTTGCCGCCGCCGCCCTCGACGCTCAATACGTCAAGGACCTGCTCAAGGACGAACCTGCACCGCCAGCACCAGAACCTGCGCCGGAGCCGGACGCGTTTGACACCGACTTCGACCTGAGCCTGGACGATCTGGAAGCTGCTTCCCCGGCCGTGGTCAATCCGCAGTCGGACGACCTGAGCTTTGAGTCGGTGCTGCAACAGCAGACCGAGGCCAAGGCCAGCGAGGAGGACCTCTCGGACTTCGACCTGGACCTGCAGCTTGATCCGCCATCCTCGACCCAGTCCGACGACGACTTCCTCTCCGGTCTCGAAGACCAGATGAAGGACCTGCCACCAGTAGAGCCGCCGACCCTGACGCCGGCTGACCTGGACGACCTCGACCTGCCGGAAGATTTCGACCTGTCCCTGGCCGACGAGCCCGAGGCGCCTGCCGTGGCCAAGCCAGATGCATTCGCCTCCAAGCTTGATGACGTCAACGCCGAGCTGGATCGCCTGTCGCAAAGCCTGGAGCATCCGCCGATCGAGCCGTCCTTCACCGAAGAAGACGCGGCATTGGGGGGCGATGAGCCGGAATTCGACTTCCTGTCCGGTACCGATGAAGTGGCAACCAAGCTTGACCTGGCCCAGGCCTACATCGACATGGGCGATGCCGACGGTGCGCGGGACATCCTTGGCGAAGTGCTCAAGGAAGGCGACGACGGTCAGAAAGGCGAAGCCAAGGAAATGCTCAGCCGGCTGGCTTGA